CTGACGGCTCAGATCTCAGGGAAGCTGCGACAACggatactttttaaaatatctttaacTTCGGTCTCTCTTTTAAACTCGGCACCGACTGAACGATGTTCAAGCTGCTTTACGGAGACGGATGGAAAGACATTAACAAGCCAGCGGCCCGAACGTCACGGCCTCTCGCCTGAGAAGGAGAGTAAATTAGCTGGTGGCCGATGTGAAAGGAGTGTCAGAGTATTATTTACACTTCGCTCCACCCTGTTagaggaaaacaggaagtgttcagTGTCCATATGGAGGCTGATTCCTGTTTTATTACTCTGATTACTCATCTgaaacatctcctcctcagagatttgattcatgtttttaaagatgCGTCTCTGTCAGTcggtcttcctctctgttttttcttttctttgaccCGACTCGTCTTCCTCTCgccacacctgtctgtctgctgtcggCTGCATTCCTGACTCCACCCTCCACTGTCCCATCGTCCCTGTTTGTCTGGTTCACCGTCAGGATTCAGGTCCTGTGGCTTCAAACGGTCTTTAACTACAGCTGTTGTCAAATATCCACGAGATGAatcagaagcagaggaagagaaatgtttgatttaacaCAAAGTCGACATCATCCTGCAGGAATTTAATCTTTTGACAGTCTTCCAGTCTTCTTTATATCAACACATTGCAGCTGAGTGTGATTTCCAGCtgtttcccttctctctctgccgTCAGCATGAAATAGACAAATACTTTCCAGCCACATCAAGCAGGTCCTTCCTGTGTGAGTGTCAGCTCCTGTGTTACGCGATTGGCTGCTGCACCTCTCCAGATGGTTCAGTGTAACAAACCGTCCGGCATAtcgattttttttaaatgtgaaaatggagaagaaagtgtgtgttttcctgtcgGAGACGACCGTTCGTTTACTCGTTGTTTCCTGAAGTTTTGATGACTCAGATGCTGgtttctggttctggttcctGATCCCACGTGTGTCATCGTGAACAATCTCTTATTGTATGTTAAAATCAATAAGCAGTGTTTCTTGTTCATTTACAGCTCGATCTTTACTGTTTGCATCTGTCATCTAGAGTCTGGCTGGCTGTTACATTAgcagacaggtgacaggtgactgtggaggataAAACATGTGCGTAGACTTATTTCTTTGCATCAGCTGGACTTTAAATACGTTGTGTCGTCGTCTCTCCTGCAGAGATGAACAGTGAATCCATTTATTGTGCAGCAGTGTCGACTTCAGGGCGTGTTAGACCGAGAGAACAGAGAATCTCTCTCTGCATTCCTGCCATTGTCTGACAGGGAGGCACTCATGACTGCAGGGCgttgtgtatttatatgtgtgtatatttgtgtgtctgtgtatataagTGTGGTTTTCTCTGACTCATCAGAGGGGTGTGTGCACCAGTTGGACTGGCTGTCAAGTGGGTGGATTTTCTAAGTCAACAGCAAGTAATGAcaaggaggatgatgatgatgaaggtgttTGTAGTAGAGCATCCTCCACCCACCTGGCTGTGCTCCACCTGGCTGTGCTCCAGGTGGGTGGAGGTCAGGCGGCCGGTGAAGGTTTCTGTTACAAGAGCGCCGTCTCATCGAGGACGAGCGGCGTGTTTAGGAGGGAAGCAGGATAAATATCGGCCTGATGTCGGGAAGTTTATATTACGCGCCTGTAATTATGGAGAAGTGCAGCTCGCTGTTGTTGTGGGTTTGAGCCACACGGcgtcaaatatgttgttttatggtTTCAGACGTGATCGTGATTTACGACACAAGACATCGAGCTTTAACGACCGGTTATAAACTTTTTATTAAACTATAGACCTGTAAAATAATTGATTATCTTATCGATGTCGGCTGAAAAATATCTATTATCATCAATAACATCCCTCTAGAACCGTGTTCCTCAAACGTGTCCCACCTTAGAAAACATGAGGCTCTCCAAGTACATGAAGACCAACGTTAACACACATTAAAGGCCCACGCTTTTAATTTTAACTTACTTTTtgctcctcttctcttctctaaaGCAACgtaatgcccctttaagtagCTTTAAGCACCTGAGCTCAGTTCGCTGTCATCAGCTTCAGTTTCAGCAGGGCTGCTTTAAAAATATTCTCCTCCTACTTCCTGTTTTGAGCCACAGTCGTACTTTCAGTTTACCTCCGCTCCGTCTCTCCATCACGGTTTGAGTTTAGCTCGTAACTCGTCCTGGATGACAAAgacaaaactgatttttgatTGGACCTCTGCAGCATGttgataaaatgaaatgtatgttttcaaAAGACAAACCTGGGATTCCTCCACAGTCCACTAGAGGGAGCTTGAGTACCACCAGAGAAGAATGAAACATCCAGAAATAATAAGCAACGATTTGacattgattttaaaacacaagcTCAGAGtggacacgtgtgtgtgtgtgtgtgtgtgtgtgtgtgtgtgtgtgtgtgtgtgaacctgaACAACTTTCTCCTGATCATGTGAAACAAATGACCACACTCATGTTTTATCAGATTCCCTTCTGGCCTTTAGACGTCGGCTGTGTTCATCTTcgttcacacattcacacagtctcACCACAAAAATGTCTCTAGAACTGAAACCAGTCCAGGAATAAGATCTCGTGGTGATGAAACAGCTCGGCTAATGTGTcgttgttttactgtgttttggcAACAGGGAGGAAATGTGAGAGTTGATCTTTTTTCTTCAGCAGTGAGTCAGAATCTGGACAGAAATCAACACGAATAAAAGGAAACAGCTTCGGTTTGAGTCACACTGAGATCAGCTGGGACTCACTTTGTTTGTGGGGCTTCCTCTGTGGAAAAACATTATcacaacgtgtgtgtgtgtgtgtgtgtgtgtgtgtgtgtgtgtgtgtgtgtgtgtgtgtgtgtgtgtgtgtgtgttttcaggacaTGGAGGTGAGTCCTAAAGAGCTGATGAACATCCTCAACAAAATCGTTTCCAAACGTGAGTGTGCTGCATGTTTTTTCCAACACATCAAGTTATTTCTGTACATTTTCTGTTGAATCAAGGTgcaactgaactgaactgaacgtTTCTGATCTCTTGTTTCAGATGGAAGTCTGACGACTGACGGCTTCAGCATCGAGTCCTGTCGGAGCATGGTGGCTGTCATGGATGTATCCTTTCACACTACAGTGATTCTCAGCTGCTGGATGTCTTTGttagcagcagcttcagtgacaGTTGTACTTCCCCCGGCTCTGGCTGCATGTCGATGTGTCACTGGGCAAGACGCTGAACCCTCATTTCCACGATCCTCCTCTGACATGActctcagggtgggaagctcaaatatTGTACGCTTGGACTCCAGGTTGTGAGTCGTATAAACGTAGAAAGCTGACAAATCCTGAGCATTTTACAACTTCacaattgatcagcaactgtaAAAGACACCGGTTAGTAAAAATCGGAGGGACATCGGGACATATATCAAAGTAAGACAACATGTTTGATAACCTGTTAgctcaggaaaaagactcccgcacactctcctgtttaatgacaacaacgtttcAGTATTTaaaccttcatcaggttatcttggAGAAAACCTGATatctcatttaatttaattaaacgGTAACGTTAacgtggttgaatgctaacgttagctaacgggttgtcaaatgtgttgttttcccCTGAAATATGTCTCAACGTCCCTCCAGATTTTTCAGTATTCGTTGTCTTCTCagctgctgatcaatcaggaagcgctaaacgtcatcacagcgaactctgactttacaacttgtacattgatcagtttatagaaaacctggatagtaattgtgcagtaagacgctcagtggtggtgacgtttaagtcatgtgaccgtgatgtcgcctgtttgtagcctagcattagcttttagcatttttttctggtttctgagtttgacctttgacccgaCTCCCTTCAGAGCGACAGCACAGGGAAACTGGGCTTCCACGAGTTCAAATACCTCTGGAACAACATTAAGAGATGGCAGGTGAGTTCACCGTCTCTGTGAAtgtagaaacattaaaaaagaaagagtcGTTGATGGTTCAAGGCGTAAacgctgtaaaaaaaaacctccgcGTCGTCTctctgatgtatttttctgtgttgtttatttgtttgttgtttattgtctCCAGGGTATTTATATGTCCCATGATGCCGATCGTTCAGGTGTGATCTGCGATAGAGAGCTGCCCAAAGCCTTCAAGGCTGCAGGTTAgaaacactgatgtgtgtgtgtgtgtgtgtgtgtgcgcttaaATGACCAACGACATCATTAGGAGTGTGAACAGTGTTTAAAActaactgtttgtgtgtgtgcgtgtgcgtgtgtgtgtgtgtgtgtgtgcaggtttccCTCTGAACGACCAGCTCTTCAAGCTGATTATCCGTCGCTATAGCGATGAGCACGGCAACATGGACTTTGACAACTTCATCGGCTGCCTGGTGCGACTGGACGCCATGTGCAGTGAGTCTCTCCTTCCTGACAGCAGATCAGCGGCACAATAATCAGTATTGACttgtttaaatattaatacGACTGTACTGAGtcgtgatgtgtgtgtgtgtgtataatgtgtgtgtgtgtgtataatgtgtgtgtgtgtgtataatgtgtgtgtgtgtataatgtgtgtgtgtgtgtgctctgcagGAGCCTTTAAGACCCTGGACAAGGACAACAATGGCACCATAGACCTGGACATCAAGGAGGTAAAACACAGTTTAGTTCAGTGTTTTACCGACTGACAGGCGTGTGTTCAGAATGATCCTACTCTCTATAATAGTGGTTGTATAACAAGCcaaaaacatgtaatgtaatgcaACAAAAGCCCTGTACTGTAATCCAGCTTATAAACAGTGTTTCCTTCATAAATAACTGATACTTCAGTTCCATGCTGaagtaaagtcaggtgaagtttagTCGTCcacaaaacgtttctggagcttcacagtaaaacagtgttgcagcattcataataaaacaaacctccaaaactacattaaaactttgcagaatcagctgttagcacttcctgtttgcagtgaacctgtggatgtcCAGACagctatcactggattactttgatactgaagaaaacttaaaaacatgatttttctaaggcaagttctgcacatgtaaggagcgtcttttttgaggatttctaagcagatttatggagtcatcatctcctccttccatgatgatataaagtcaggtgaagtctcgtcgtccacaaaacatttctggagcttcacagtaaaacagcgttgaaGCAActagctggagacttgatttaaaatggaaaaaacaaccaaaaaggaaaactccattaaaactttgccgaattatctgttagcacttcctgtttgcagtgaacctgtggatgtacagacaactatcactggatcactttgatactgaaggaaacttaaaaacatgatttttctcaggcaggttctgcacatgtaaggagCGTCTTCTTTAAGGATGTCTAAGAACTCTTCTGAAATAAGTTAGTGCCGCCTGAGAGTCCATCGCTGAGTGAAAACATctggtgtttctgtgtctctctccgtctctcagTGGCTTCAGCTGACGATGTATTCATGAAGCGACGGAGGGAAAcgtcctctcttccttcatctcatccctcgctccctctctttctACTCGTGTGTGCTTACGAATGTGCAATACTGTTTAATAAACCCACCGTCTCCACGTTAACGGGACCAAAATGCCAGCGGAGCGGAGCTGAAGTCAGAAGGAAAACTCTTCACCGGGACCAAAAgttgagctgcagctgctgttgtaACGTCCTGCTGCTGCCAGGCGGCGGCGCTGCAACATCCTGACATGTtacacatttatgttttatgttttttaggGCACATTTGAAGACTTCTTGATTTTTTATTGGCTGAAAATGTTAAAGACAATAAAGTGACCCAACTGACATTTTAAGGTTGTTGagtaactgtgtgtttcttttttcccccaaaattaattaaataattatgatTAAAACTGATCTGTGAACTTCTGATGTTTTACTTTCAGTGTGGCAGTAAATCAGACGAGAATAAGAGACAGAAATATAGTTTTAAACTGACGTCGTCTTGACAACGTGTACAAGACTGTATTTTGGATAAATCCACAGATTAAACATTTCTAATGAGGATATTAattcaataaaacatgtttactcATGAGACTGAGACCTGATGTTGAGTTTATCGTGATGCTTAATGTCGTCGTTGTCGCAGACTTTACCTGTAAAACACGTCCTGactgcagtttgttgttttattatattttatttaaagatgaACATTAATAACTGGAGCGCTCGGGTCCATCGTGTGAACGTTTCAGATTCAACCATACAGACtcattttcatctgcaatgCTGGTAATATAAAGAAACCAGAGTTTGGTagtaattagttacatttaCTCTGTTACATGTACTTAAGCACAAAGTACAATTTACTTAAAAAAAGGTACTTAAGTACTatgttgaggtacttgtacttgagtatccccattttctgctactttattcttccactccaccacattctggaggcaaatattgtactttttactccactacttttaTTCTCTAactttagttattagttacttgGATCCcccacagtatacagtaaatacatgtaTAAATTATATGTATAAATTACTTTTAcgtgtacttttgatacttgagtataTTTATTGCCATTACATTACTTTCAGGGTTCGGAGagtaactttaaaaatgtattctaaTACAGTTACCAATTACCTgctaatccaagtatcacagtATTAGAGTAATGTAACTAGATTACTTCTTTccaaacatgcaaataaaaacacGAGAAGAGAAACATCAGAAAGATGATTTTTACTTAATCTGAGTGTAATCTGTAagaatacttttattttgaaattgtaatcctgtcgatatttcctgtatctgtaatctaattacatctttttccTGCAATTTTAACCGAATACAGTTACCTTTGTGTATCCTAATCCGGTTACATGTAGTCCGTTACTCCCCAAGACagattacttttgatacttaagtacttttactcgagtactttttgtatgagtgactttcactttcactaaaGTACTtttttaacacgatatctttactttttaatcCATAttattactttgatactttttaCAGGAGCTGtggtgtgttgacagtgtggtGTGTTCGCTGCTGGGCGGGGCCGCCCGGTGTGCAGCAGAGAGGGGCGGTGCAGAGGAGCGAGGAGGGTCAGAGATGCTGAGGAGGAACCGCAGGTTGTTCCGCACACTGCGGGGGATTTAACGCGTTAAATCTGGACCGTAACTGACAGAGagtctgaggaggagctgaTGAAAAGGTAGGACAGCTGATTCTTTATGTTGTTAAACAAATAtcacattaatttattcatattaAACAGAAACAGGTGGAGATTTCTTTAAAGTAGCTCAACTATCCGCCTGCAAAGACTGAAAACTAAAAGTAGTTTAATGATTTATAcgagatgaaaacatttaacattaataatgtatttaatttacatGAGATAATTATAGGTCTTTATAAACCCTGCAGCTATCATGTAAAGTGAAAGCAAACTGAATGTAAGATCGGTTTAATTAACAATTAGCATACATTTATTATAAACTGTCCGGATGTACACGCTGCTAATTAGAGTATTTTTGGATCATTATCAACTTTCACAAATCatctttcatttaaattcagtatctgcaaatatatatttatttatttatttctaacaAAGAAGAATATTTGCAGAATGTAAGTTAATATACAAAGtgtaaaataaacagtaaaacaccTTTGACACCTTGTGTTTGACTTCTACAGACTGCAGGCTCAGAGCCCTGCAGAGACACAGGTAGGTCGTGAACAGGTGACGTCACAGTGTGCAGCAGGTGGCAGGAAGGACTCACTGTTTACTACAGATGTCCTGACGTGCTGCAGTCTCACTGCCAAGATGGTGCTGTGACCTGTATGTACAGTTTTGGGATCTCTGACACTCAGCTAGACTGAGAGTCGAATAAGTCGACGAAATAAACTCAAGAAATGTCAAGAGAGGAAATATTTTTTACACCCGTCATcctaaactaaactgaaaataCAACCGTGCACGTGCTCCGTGATCGGAGGTCGTAGTCCAGATGTTTCTGGATGCATCACACTCAgtcctgctgtttgtttgtgacttAATTTCTCCACATTTGCCCTCATTTGAACAATGTGTAAGAATgataattaaatcaaatcaagtaAACTGGATTATTACACCTGCAGCCGTGTCACTTAATGAAATTGCCGTCTTTACAATACAAGAACCACGGCGCTGGaggtctgtttctgtttctgtggctGAGGTAAAGCATGAGCGCTTAAACAATTTAATTACATGATTAGTTCTGCAGGTTTCTGTCTGTATAACTGATTAACTGTTAACGTCAGTCAGCCAGAAAAAGTCCCAAACACTTGCTGGTTACAGTTTATGTCAGACATAATCAATTCATCAATTAGTTCCAGCACCTTCTCTGTTCTGTGTGATTCCACTTTGCACCAAACAACAAAgagtctttcttcttttctttccctctctgctgcacctccttcctctcttttatTCCAGCAGGTGCTGATTAGTGGTTACGGCCTAATTATGATGCTCCAGCACGATAACATCatgtgtgaaaagaaaagcgtgtgtgtgtaaatctggAAATAATGCAGCATTTCAGGCATCAAATGTGCCCACATGTCCAGGAAAATGATGCATGTCCTTCAAGAGTTATGAAGTAGAAACAGTGAGGTGACGTTGTGAACATTTGGTTTAGTTACTCTAAATCTTGTTATCCAAATCCAACAGATCTACATAACAAGAGACACTATCCTGCTGATCCTGTTCAGTGTTACAAGTTTCAAGAGTTCAggaacttcaaaataaacagaaacagttaAATAAGTGGAACCAGGTATGGAAACGTACCAGTAATAATTAGCAGCTAACCAGCTAACTGACGTGCCTGGTCTCAACTGGCTGGTTGTCGGGAGAACAGCGCTACAATTTACTGGTTTCTTCCTCTGCAGCTACAGCAAACACTCaggatattgttatattgagCTAAGCGTCTGTCAgtctatctgtgtgtctgtctgtcagtctgtctgtctgtcagtccatctgtccgtctgtctgtctgtcagcttgTCTCTCTTCTATTGTCAGTCATTATAAATAATGATGGTGCCACTCTGCTCTCCAGGTGCCAAAACCACCTGATGCAGCAGCCTAATCCGGTCACCTGggactgagcacacacacacacacacgcagacacacacacatacaaacacatacacacacaaggacGGCAAACATGGCGTCAGACCCGCCCATCGTGACGGAGCAGGAGGAGCTACAGAGGAGAGCCAATCAGGTCACAGATGAGGTAAGAACTTAACTCTGCTGTAACCTTTTAGCGTTTCTGATCGTTTTGATCGTCACCTCACTAGCgaggttagcctagcttagctgGCTGCTAACATGAAGAAAAGCACTGTTTAGTCTATAAGCAACGAGGTTGGAGCTTTGCTGTGTACGTCAGTCAGACGtcattatggatcccactggttTTCTTGcagtgtgtctttttttgtacGTGTTTTTCTCGGAGCTGATACAGcggattgtgagctgtagttcccccggtaaacacaccgacctctttgGCTGTCTTATCTGCAGTGTGCTGGACCAGCGGCAGGGCAGCCTGTCCCGTGTCCGTGTGGTGGGTTTGCCACCGGGCTGCCCTTGCTGCTGGTCCTTCGCCCGGCCTGTTTGCTCTTTCTGAACCAGCCCAGAAACACTCTTGCAGCGAAAAAGTGGTTTTGGAGGATGAGTGACAccgagaggagctgcagctgggAGAATGgccgaagaggtcggtgtgtttgccggggaaactacagctcataaacccACCTATCAGAACTGCAAGTAAAACAGAGCTACACTACGAGTTCACCGTTTCAGCCGCACATAGAGAAGGCCACCATAAAGTAGCTAACTTGGCTAACGGTTGTCTAAGACGCTGTCGTGATATTACTTTCACTCAGCCGTATTCATAAAGATTCAAAATTATACCGGTGACAAGAcgaacaacacacacaggagaagagatCAGAGCTACTGATGTGAGCtacagaggagggggaggcgcCCCTTTAAGGACACCTGGCTCACCTGGTTACCATAGAGACGACTGGTCTCCTGGTGCAACAATCTGTAGGGAAACATCAGGCATGGATGAGCTCATACACTCAGTGTGTGGGGGCGgtgcttaacacacacacacacacacacacacacacacacacacacacacacacacacagactctgtgGGGTTTAAAGGCTACTGCAGGTCAAAGCCATTTGTAACCTCATCAACCCCTCTGTGGGGAAGTCCCGGAGGATTGACATGATatttacacaacacacacacacacacacacacacacacacacacacacacacacacacagacacacacacacacacaccacacacagcGAGGGGCGGAAAGACTGGAGGAGAGTATCCATGTGTGACTGTCAGTACAGTGTAAACGCAGATCGTTACGTCTGCTGTGTGTTGACTTTTATAAAGGTTCAGGGCAAAACAGCAGTTAAAGGTCCAATCTGTATATTTTTGACTGTGCGTGTACTCGTGAAATAAATGTCTATTTACATTTGCGTTCACTGAAACACGAGTTTGATTTAAAAACCTTCTGTGCATGTCAGTCAGTTTGTGATTGTGAAAATATCTTAAGCTTGTGTTCACCACGGACCTTATCGCAGGCATCAAACCAAAAAACTGACTCCAAGACGAGGAAACCCAGAAATGCTAactcatttctgtgtttttggaaGCTATTACTGTAATTACTGTCAGGAAAACTGAGAATAAATTATGAGgcatttaaaataacatttaggCTGAGgaaattagattattttttacaaaatttGGGGCAAGTTGTGGAAGTTTGAAGCAATTTCACTGCAGCAAACATGATAAAACAATTATTAATGTAACTTGTTGAATGTTTTATCACTATGAATCTGACTGtagtttgttgtgtttcagtcCCTGGAGAGCACGAGAAGGATGAtgcagctggtggaggaggtacacacacacacacacacacacacacacacacacacacacacacttatatatgtgtatatatagcCAGAGAacgagtgagagagagagcaaaccTCATCGTGAAGTTCATCCTCATTATCACGTCAGTGTCATCGTCTTTAAACAAGCtctctgtgtttccactgttgTTTCCACCAGAGGAAATGACCAAACATGTCTCAagcaaattatattttaaacaaGATGGATGCTGATTAACTCTGAGTTACTGGAAAATGATTGTGGGCTTTGACATATTGAAAACAAAAGTGGACGAGAGCGGAgacaacacagcagagcacagagaggaaaggACAGCATCTTAATCAGTGAAGCCGAATATTACAAatggattatttttacattcaccattttcaaaacacaagatGAGTGTTTATATTGTCTGTCATCCAGGCAGCCTTTGGGTTCAGTTTATCTCTATAAAAACTAATGTACATGCTGCAGATAGACGATCTCTATCGTTGTGTTCGAGGACACTTGACCATCGTAGAGTTGATCTGAAACAGACGGCTGCCTGGAAGAAGTAAAATCAGCTTACTTGCAGATGGCAAACAGTAATGAATCGTGCATCTGTGTGGTTTATGTGCTCCTTTCTCCAGAGTAAAGATGCTGGCATCAGAGCTTTGGTCATGCTGGATGAGCAAGGAGGTAAACAGCTCTAGTTGATCTTTCCTTAAATACAACTTTTTTAGCCTTTTTCAATTACTTTAGAATAGAAAAGTCTGTTTCCAAGGAGGAAGGTAGGGAGCTTCAGGATATCTGCCCGTGGAGATCtctattattttattctctgtGAGTCGTTCTGCAGGACAAAGAACAAACATGCGGGTCACACAGGCCCAGttaaacacaaagacaagatACAGGACAAGCTGCTTTCAGAGCTGTCCGGTTTACACATGTAGTGGTTTAACATGGCTGTTCCTGTTCTGCAGTGTTACACTTCAAGGAAGAAAATGTGTCTGcttaaaggtgtcatttgtaaaatatgaccaGAATTCGagggtagctccaaaaacatagggagcagcatatcacctgagtaactgacaactgctgctctttgctagttATGCTTAGCTGTAACTAGCCACCGTTAGCAAATtggctcatggctcagttagccgtggatTGGCCCAGGAGTTGGCGCGGACCGAACGCGGCCTGAGAGAAATGATGCACAGGAGTGgtacattttcagattcattaCCGGCAGCTGGTAAAGTTAGCTTCTCAATGCTTTTCCCGTCAGTCCACTGAAAGATGTATAAGCTTCAGTTAATCCACACTGAGAGGTAGCTGTCTCAACACAATGTCCACAATGTGTTTGAGACCTAAATGAGCTTTGATTTATGGGGATTGTCAGCACTGTCTGAACACGTTGGTCTGAACACGCACTCGACCAATCAGATCAGTGGGTTTGTTGCACGCTGTCCGTCTCTGCTGTTTGTTACAACACCATAAAACCCAGCACCATAAAACTCCTGTTCCTAACAGAGCAGTTGGAGCGTATTGAGGAAGGCATGGACTCCATCAACAGGGACATGAGGGAGGCAGAGAAGAACCTGACAGACATGGCTCAGTGCTGTGGTCTGTGTATCTGGCCAATCAGGAAGTAGGTCTGGTTTCCATCCAGGATCCGTGCCTTCACACGACCTCAGAAACCCAGTTCCATTAAATAAATATGGTGTTTATTGGGGTTTGGGTCCACAATAAGACCGCTATTTAGGGCATTTACACCACCCGTCCATGCATCTGTTCATCATTGTCCAATAAGACGGATGGTTTGTGACGCTTCAGTGTCTCCAACTGCTGTTCATTTGATCAGCAAATTAGATAAGTTACGTGCCAAAGTGTTGTTTGCAAACACGTTGTGCTCTCAGTCATTTCTGCACGACTTTACTACACTTTCCTTTATTCCACAACGGCCCCTCGAGCAGGTGTTTGGACGTAGTTACACAAAATCTAAGAACAGCGATAGACGTTGCCcagtaattaaaataaaactctggataaatataaataaaataaagatgtgaGAGTGActtgatacttgagtacatttattgccagaaaattatgTTTGATACTTACAG
This is a stretch of genomic DNA from Pagrus major chromosome 2, Pma_NU_1.0. It encodes these proteins:
- the LOC141011725 gene encoding calpain small subunit 1-like → MFMAKAFIKGIINVVSDIDPSQFCPADPPPPRRPLNFAESHESDEEKQFRRVFHQLAGDDMEVSPKELMNILNKIVSKHGSLTTDGFSIESCRSMVAVMDSDSTGKLGFHEFKYLWNNIKRWQGIYMSHDADRSGVICDRELPKAFKAAGFPLNDQLFKLIIRRYSDEHGNMDFDNFIGCLVRLDAMCRAFKTLDKDNNGTIDLDIKEWLQLTMYS